A genome region from Hippopotamus amphibius kiboko isolate mHipAmp2 chromosome 1, mHipAmp2.hap2, whole genome shotgun sequence includes the following:
- the LOC130834935 gene encoding integrin beta-1-binding protein 1-like: MFRKGKKRHSSSSSQSSEISTKSKSVDSSLGGLSRSSTVASLDTDSTKSSGQSNSNSDTCAEFRIKYVGAIEKLKLSEGKSLEGPLDLINYIDVAQQDGKLPFVPLEEEFIMGVSKYGIKVSTSDQYDVLHPHALYLIIRMVCYDDGLGAGKSLLALKTTDASNEEYSLWVYQCNSLEQAQAICKVLSTAFDSVLISEKA, translated from the coding sequence ATGTTTCGGAAAGGCAAAAAGCGACACAGCAGTAGCAGCTCCCAAAGCAGTGAAATCAGTACTAAGAGCAAGTCTGTAGACTCCAGCCTTGGAGGGCTTTCGCGGTCCAGCACCGTGGCAAGCCTCGATACCGACTCCACCAAGAGCTCAGGACAGAGCAACAGTAATTCCGATACGTGTGCAGAATTTCGAATAAAATATGTTGGCGCCATTGAGAAACTGAAACTCTCTGAGGGGAAAAGTCTCGAAGGGCCGCTAGACCTGATAAATTACATAGATGTCGCCCAGCAAGATGGAAAGTTGCCTTTCGTTCCTCTGGAGGAAGAATTTATTATGGGAGTTTCCAAGTATGGCATAAAAGTATCCACATCAGATCAGTATGATGTTTTGCATCCGCACGCTCTGTATTTAATCATCCGGATGGTGTGTTATGACGACggcctgggggcagggaaaaGCTTGCTGGCTCTGAAGACCACAGATGCGAGCAACGAAGAGTACAGCCTGTGGGTTTACCAGTGCAACAGCCTGGAACAAGCACAAGCGATCTGCAAAGTTTTATCCACTGCTTTTGACTCTGTATTGATATCTGAGAAAGCCTGA